The following proteins are co-located in the Vigna unguiculata cultivar IT97K-499-35 chromosome 9, ASM411807v1, whole genome shotgun sequence genome:
- the LOC114196225 gene encoding HVA22-like protein i isoform X2, with the protein MAGIHNDRIFYYEGWFLAMPSQPMSAIRQLKRIDQKLNSFAFGASTGRLHIHHGVKLVQSYWVPMYSEAKLAFFIYLWYPKTKGTTYVYDSFFRPYVAKHEPEIDRSLSELRTRAGDIAVLYWQKAASYGQTRVFDILQYVAAQSTTSTRPTQQPSTARVRQPPSSNSQPAASTEPRAEDPSSASYTSSQLQKEVTEEPQVPKAPSSTVAAGLKSQKSNSMPENTNQSVPAEEESMAPSSSSANEDENPPLEDTIMEESIRVTRARLRKNRSAGIR; encoded by the exons ATGGCAGGGATACACAATGATAGGATCTTTTATTACGAGG GATGGTTTTTGGCTATGCCTTCCCAGCCTATGAGTGCTATAAGGCAGTTGAAAAGAATAGACCAGAAATTGAACAGCTTCGCTTTTGGTGCCAGTACTGGTAGATTGCACATCCACCATGGCGTAAAACTTGTACAGAGCTATTG GGTCCCAATGTACAGTGAAGCTAAGTTGGCATTTTTCATATACTTGTGGTACCCGAAAACTAAG GGAACAACATATGTGTACGATTCTTTCTTTAGACCGTATGTTGCAAAACATGAACCAGAAATTGATCGCAGCTTATCGGAACTAAGGACAAGGGCAGGAGACATCGCAGTTTTGTATTGGCAAAAAGCTGCAAGCTATGGCCAGACTAGAGTATTTGACATTTTGCAGTATGTTGCTGCCCAATCAACAACTTCTACACGCCCTACTCAG CAACCATCAACTGCGAGGGTGCGTCAACCCCCATCTAGTAATAGCCAACCAGCGGCTTCAACAGAACCACGAGCTGAAGATCCATCTTCTGCTTCTTACACATCAAGTCAGCTCCAGAAAGAAGTAACAGAGGAACCACAAGTGCCTAAAGCACCCTCCTCTACTGTAGCTGCAGGTTTAAAGAGTCAGAAGTCCAATTCTATGCCTGAAAATACCAACCAATCCGTACCTGCCGAGGAAGAGTCAATGGCACCTTCATCCTCTTCTGCAAATGAAGATGAGAACCCTCCCTTGGAAGATACCATAATGGAAGAAAGTATTAGGGTTACACGAGCTAGACTAAGAAAAAATCGATCAGCTGGAATCCGTTAG
- the LOC114196225 gene encoding putative HVA22-like protein g isoform X1: MIGSFITRVLVMVFGYAFPAYECYKAVEKNRPEIEQLRFWCQYWILVAVLTICERIGDTFISWVPMYSEAKLAFFIYLWYPKTKGTTYVYDSFFRPYVAKHEPEIDRSLSELRTRAGDIAVLYWQKAASYGQTRVFDILQYVAAQSTTSTRPTQQPSTARVRQPPSSNSQPAASTEPRAEDPSSASYTSSQLQKEVTEEPQVPKAPSSTVAAGLKSQKSNSMPENTNQSVPAEEESMAPSSSSANEDENPPLEDTIMEESIRVTRARLRKNRSAGIR; this comes from the exons ATGATAGGATCTTTTATTACGAGGGTACTTGT GATGGTTTTTGGCTATGCCTTCCCAGCCTATGAGTGCTATAAGGCAGTTGAAAAGAATAGACCAGAAATTGAACAGCTTCGCTTTTGGTGCCAGTACTG GATTTTGGTAGCTGTTTTGACAATATGTGAGCGGATTGGTGATACTTTTATTTCTTG GGTCCCAATGTACAGTGAAGCTAAGTTGGCATTTTTCATATACTTGTGGTACCCGAAAACTAAG GGAACAACATATGTGTACGATTCTTTCTTTAGACCGTATGTTGCAAAACATGAACCAGAAATTGATCGCAGCTTATCGGAACTAAGGACAAGGGCAGGAGACATCGCAGTTTTGTATTGGCAAAAAGCTGCAAGCTATGGCCAGACTAGAGTATTTGACATTTTGCAGTATGTTGCTGCCCAATCAACAACTTCTACACGCCCTACTCAG CAACCATCAACTGCGAGGGTGCGTCAACCCCCATCTAGTAATAGCCAACCAGCGGCTTCAACAGAACCACGAGCTGAAGATCCATCTTCTGCTTCTTACACATCAAGTCAGCTCCAGAAAGAAGTAACAGAGGAACCACAAGTGCCTAAAGCACCCTCCTCTACTGTAGCTGCAGGTTTAAAGAGTCAGAAGTCCAATTCTATGCCTGAAAATACCAACCAATCCGTACCTGCCGAGGAAGAGTCAATGGCACCTTCATCCTCTTCTGCAAATGAAGATGAGAACCCTCCCTTGGAAGATACCATAATGGAAGAAAGTATTAGGGTTACACGAGCTAGACTAAGAAAAAATCGATCAGCTGGAATCCGTTAG
- the LOC114196225 gene encoding putative HVA22-like protein g isoform X4, translated as MVFGYAFPAYECYKAVEKNRPEIEQLRFWCQYWILVAVLTICERIGDTFISWVPMYSEAKLAFFIYLWYPKTKGTTYVYDSFFRPYVAKHEPEIDRSLSELRTRAGDIAVLYWQKAASYGQTRVFDILQYVAAQSTTSTRPTQQPSTARVRQPPSSNSQPAASTEPRAEDPSSASYTSSQLQKEVTEEPQVPKAPSSTVAAGLKSQKSNSMPENTNQSVPAEEESMAPSSSSANEDENPPLEDTIMEESIRVTRARLRKNRSAGIR; from the exons ATGGTTTTTGGCTATGCCTTCCCAGCCTATGAGTGCTATAAGGCAGTTGAAAAGAATAGACCAGAAATTGAACAGCTTCGCTTTTGGTGCCAGTACTG GATTTTGGTAGCTGTTTTGACAATATGTGAGCGGATTGGTGATACTTTTATTTCTTG GGTCCCAATGTACAGTGAAGCTAAGTTGGCATTTTTCATATACTTGTGGTACCCGAAAACTAAG GGAACAACATATGTGTACGATTCTTTCTTTAGACCGTATGTTGCAAAACATGAACCAGAAATTGATCGCAGCTTATCGGAACTAAGGACAAGGGCAGGAGACATCGCAGTTTTGTATTGGCAAAAAGCTGCAAGCTATGGCCAGACTAGAGTATTTGACATTTTGCAGTATGTTGCTGCCCAATCAACAACTTCTACACGCCCTACTCAG CAACCATCAACTGCGAGGGTGCGTCAACCCCCATCTAGTAATAGCCAACCAGCGGCTTCAACAGAACCACGAGCTGAAGATCCATCTTCTGCTTCTTACACATCAAGTCAGCTCCAGAAAGAAGTAACAGAGGAACCACAAGTGCCTAAAGCACCCTCCTCTACTGTAGCTGCAGGTTTAAAGAGTCAGAAGTCCAATTCTATGCCTGAAAATACCAACCAATCCGTACCTGCCGAGGAAGAGTCAATGGCACCTTCATCCTCTTCTGCAAATGAAGATGAGAACCCTCCCTTGGAAGATACCATAATGGAAGAAAGTATTAGGGTTACACGAGCTAGACTAAGAAAAAATCGATCAGCTGGAATCCGTTAG
- the LOC114196304 gene encoding probable cytokinin riboside 5'-monophosphate phosphoribohydrolase LOGL10 — MEPQHQQSPTKSRFRRICVYCGSSPGRSPSYQLAAVQLGKQLVERKIDLVYGGGSIGLMGLISQVVYDGGRHVLGIIPNTLNAREITGESVGEVRAVSGMHQRKAEMARQADAFIALPGGYGTLEELLEIITWAQLGIHDKPVGLLNVDGYYNSLLAFMDKAVDEGFVTPAARHIIVSAQTAQDLMCKLEEYVPEHCGVAPKLSWEMEQQLVNTAKSDISR; from the exons ATGGAAcctcaacaccaacaatccCCAACCAAGTCTCGCTTCAGACGCATCTGCGTTTACTGTGGTAGCAGCCCTGGCAGAAGCCCCAGCTACCAACTCGCTGCGGTTCAACTCGGAAAACAACTG GTGGAGAGGAAGATTGATTTGGTGTATGGAGGAGGAAGCATAGGGTTGATGGGTCTAATCTCACAAGTTGTATACGATGGTGGACGCCACGTGTTAGG GATCATTCCAAACACACTTAATGCAAGAGAG ATCACCGGCGAGAGTGTAGGAGAAGTGAGAGCTGTATCGGGCATGCACCAACGCAAAGCAGAGATGGCCCGACAAGCCGATGCATTCATTGCACTCCCAg GTGGATATGGCACCCTCGAAGAACTACTGGAAATTATCACCTGGGCTCAGTTAGGTATCCATGATAAACCG GTGGGGTTGTTGAACGTGGATGGGTACTACAACTCGCTGCTGGCATTCATGGACAAAGCTGTGGACGAAGGTTTCGTAACACCTGCTGCCCGTCACATTATTGTTTCTGCCCAGACTGCCCAAGACCTCATGTGCAAACTTGAg GAATATGTCCCCGAGCACTGTGGCGTGGCCCCCAAGCTAAGTTGGGAGATGGAGCAACAGTTAGTTAACACTGCAAAGTCAGATATTTCCCGTTGA
- the LOC114196225 gene encoding HVA22-like protein i isoform X3 — MGIHNDRIFYYEGWFLAMPSQPMSAIRQLKRIDQKLNSFAFGASTGRLHIHHGVKLVQSYWVPMYSEAKLAFFIYLWYPKTKGTTYVYDSFFRPYVAKHEPEIDRSLSELRTRAGDIAVLYWQKAASYGQTRVFDILQYVAAQSTTSTRPTQQPSTARVRQPPSSNSQPAASTEPRAEDPSSASYTSSQLQKEVTEEPQVPKAPSSTVAAGLKSQKSNSMPENTNQSVPAEEESMAPSSSSANEDENPPLEDTIMEESIRVTRARLRKNRSAGIR; from the exons ATGG GGATACACAATGATAGGATCTTTTATTACGAGG GATGGTTTTTGGCTATGCCTTCCCAGCCTATGAGTGCTATAAGGCAGTTGAAAAGAATAGACCAGAAATTGAACAGCTTCGCTTTTGGTGCCAGTACTGGTAGATTGCACATCCACCATGGCGTAAAACTTGTACAGAGCTATTG GGTCCCAATGTACAGTGAAGCTAAGTTGGCATTTTTCATATACTTGTGGTACCCGAAAACTAAG GGAACAACATATGTGTACGATTCTTTCTTTAGACCGTATGTTGCAAAACATGAACCAGAAATTGATCGCAGCTTATCGGAACTAAGGACAAGGGCAGGAGACATCGCAGTTTTGTATTGGCAAAAAGCTGCAAGCTATGGCCAGACTAGAGTATTTGACATTTTGCAGTATGTTGCTGCCCAATCAACAACTTCTACACGCCCTACTCAG CAACCATCAACTGCGAGGGTGCGTCAACCCCCATCTAGTAATAGCCAACCAGCGGCTTCAACAGAACCACGAGCTGAAGATCCATCTTCTGCTTCTTACACATCAAGTCAGCTCCAGAAAGAAGTAACAGAGGAACCACAAGTGCCTAAAGCACCCTCCTCTACTGTAGCTGCAGGTTTAAAGAGTCAGAAGTCCAATTCTATGCCTGAAAATACCAACCAATCCGTACCTGCCGAGGAAGAGTCAATGGCACCTTCATCCTCTTCTGCAAATGAAGATGAGAACCCTCCCTTGGAAGATACCATAATGGAAGAAAGTATTAGGGTTACACGAGCTAGACTAAGAAAAAATCGATCAGCTGGAATCCGTTAG
- the LOC114196225 gene encoding HVA22-like protein i isoform X5 yields MPSQPMSAIRQLKRIDQKLNSFAFGASTGRLHIHHGVKLVQSYWVPMYSEAKLAFFIYLWYPKTKGTTYVYDSFFRPYVAKHEPEIDRSLSELRTRAGDIAVLYWQKAASYGQTRVFDILQYVAAQSTTSTRPTQQPSTARVRQPPSSNSQPAASTEPRAEDPSSASYTSSQLQKEVTEEPQVPKAPSSTVAAGLKSQKSNSMPENTNQSVPAEEESMAPSSSSANEDENPPLEDTIMEESIRVTRARLRKNRSAGIR; encoded by the exons ATGCCTTCCCAGCCTATGAGTGCTATAAGGCAGTTGAAAAGAATAGACCAGAAATTGAACAGCTTCGCTTTTGGTGCCAGTACTGGTAGATTGCACATCCACCATGGCGTAAAACTTGTACAGAGCTATTG GGTCCCAATGTACAGTGAAGCTAAGTTGGCATTTTTCATATACTTGTGGTACCCGAAAACTAAG GGAACAACATATGTGTACGATTCTTTCTTTAGACCGTATGTTGCAAAACATGAACCAGAAATTGATCGCAGCTTATCGGAACTAAGGACAAGGGCAGGAGACATCGCAGTTTTGTATTGGCAAAAAGCTGCAAGCTATGGCCAGACTAGAGTATTTGACATTTTGCAGTATGTTGCTGCCCAATCAACAACTTCTACACGCCCTACTCAG CAACCATCAACTGCGAGGGTGCGTCAACCCCCATCTAGTAATAGCCAACCAGCGGCTTCAACAGAACCACGAGCTGAAGATCCATCTTCTGCTTCTTACACATCAAGTCAGCTCCAGAAAGAAGTAACAGAGGAACCACAAGTGCCTAAAGCACCCTCCTCTACTGTAGCTGCAGGTTTAAAGAGTCAGAAGTCCAATTCTATGCCTGAAAATACCAACCAATCCGTACCTGCCGAGGAAGAGTCAATGGCACCTTCATCCTCTTCTGCAAATGAAGATGAGAACCCTCCCTTGGAAGATACCATAATGGAAGAAAGTATTAGGGTTACACGAGCTAGACTAAGAAAAAATCGATCAGCTGGAATCCGTTAG
- the LOC114164063 gene encoding endoglucanase 10-like — MGEKSKSKGGCCGWFIAFVILAIVVGAIVFTVMKKFGHSGSDKAPGPPGAVDQKYATALKTSLQFFDIQKSGKLVNNKIPWRGDSGLKDGSQAKLDLTKGMYDAGDHIKFGFPLAFTATVLSWAILEYGDQMDHVGQLDSAQDSLKWITDYLINAHPSADVLYIQVGDPVADHKCWERPEDMTGARPLIQVNASYPGSDVAAETAAAMASASLVFKKSDSSYSSTLLKHAKELFTFADKNRGYYSESIPEVQTYYNSTGYGDELLWAASWLYHATGDDSYLEFVTGQDGEDYAEWGSPTWFCWDNKLAGTQVLLARLSFFKAKDISNSYGSGLQSYRKTAEAVMCSLLPDSPTATQSRTDDGLVWVSEWDSLQHPVASAFLAVIYSDYMRTSQTPKLHCDSDSFTASDLRDFAKSQADYVLGKNPMDTSFLVGYGDKFPQFVHHRGASIPADAKASCKDGFQWLESSDPNPNVATGALVGGPFKNETFIDSRNNTMQTEPSTYNSAVIVGLLSSLVTTSSVVQSFT; from the exons ATGGGAGAAAAATCAAAGTCCAAAGGAGGGTGTTGCGGTTGGTTCATCGCATTTGTCATTCTGGCCATCGTCGTCGGCGCTATTGTTTTTACGGTCATGAAGAAATTCGGTCACTCCGGTTCTGATAAAGCTCCCGGTCCCCCTGGCGCCGTTGATCAAAAATATGCCACTGCACTAAAAACCTCACTGCAATTTTTCGATATTCAAAAAT CTGGGAAGTTAGTCAACAACAAAATACCTTGGAGAGGGGATTCGGGTCTTAAGGATGGGAGCCAAGCGAAGCTGGATCTCACAAAAGGAATGTATGATGCTGGGGATCACATAAAATTTGGTTTTCCGTTGGCATTTACGGCGACGGTGTTGTCGTGGGCCATTCTGGAATATGGAGATCAAATGGATCACGTTGGCCAGTTAGATTCGGctcaagattcgctcaagtggaTCACTGATTATCTCATCAATGCTCACCCTTCTGCTGATGTTCTTTACATTCAG GTGGGTGATcctgttgcagatcacaagtgTTGGGAAAGACCAGAAGACATGACTGGAGCTCGACCGCTCATACAAGTGAATGCATCTTATCCTGGATCAGACGTTGCAGCTGAAACTGCAGCTGCCATGGCCTCAGCATCTTTGGTCTTTAAAAAGTCTGATTCTTCGTATTCAAGCACACTCCTCAAGCATGCAAAAGAGTTGTTCACTTTTGCTGACAAAAATAGGGGATATTATAGTGAGAGTATACCTGAAGTTCAGACATATTATAACTCAACTGGCTATGGTGATGAGCTTTTATGGGCTGCTAGCTGGCTCTATCATGCTACGGGTGATGACTCTTACCTTGAGTTTGTGACTGGCCAAGATGGAGAAGACTATGCTGAATGGGGAAGCCCAACCTGGTTCTGTTGGGATAACAAGCTTGCTGGAACTCAg GTTTTGTTGGCTAGATTAAGCTTTTTCAAAGCAAAGGACATTTCAAATTCGTATGGCTCTGGGCTCCAAAGTTACAGGAAAACAGCTGAGGCTGTAATGTGTAGCCTTCTTCCGGATTCTCCAACAGCCACACAAAGCAGAACAGATG ATGGTCTTGTATGGGTGAGCGAATGGGACTCTTTGCAACATCCTGTTGCATCTGCATTCTTAGCTGTTATTTACAGTGACTATATGCGAACATCGCAGACACCAAAACTACATTGTGATTCAGATTCCTTTACTGCATCAGATCTTCGAGACTTTGCCAAATCTCAG GCTGATTACGTGTTGGGCAAGAATCCTATGGATACGAGTTTTCTGGTGGGTTACGGCGATAAATTCCCGCAATTCGTGCATCATAGGGGTGCTTCAATTCCTGCCGATGCAAAAGCTAGCTGCAAGGATGGATTCCAGTGGCTTGAATCATCTGATCCAAATCCCAATGTTGCTACTGGAGCCCTTGTTGGTGGACCCTTCAAGAATGAGACTTTCATTGATTCCAGGAACAATACCATGCAAACAGAACCAAGCACGTACAATAGTGCTGTCATAGTCGGTCTCCTATCAAGTTTAGTCACCACGTCTTCTGTTGTTCAATCCTTTACCTAA